CGagaggtgccgcagcagtcgTTTTCCGGCTGACTTTTTCTTCCCCTCCAATATGTCGttttcgtgtgtgtatgtgtagtAGCATCTCCCGACGATCGTAGAATTCGGGTGTGACGGCGTgcgacgcatgcgcacgcggcgACGTCAAAGAGCACGCAGATCATTACGTGGCGCGACCACCTGTGATGGAACCTCTCTCACCAACCCTTGTTGTGCTCTCCCTTCATCTCTCGTATCAACCGCAGGAACGCGTCAGCACGTACGCAATCCGCAAGGCAGTGTGCACCACCCCAAGAGAAAAGAAACTTTCGATTTGTGAGCCTAAGGCACGCCCGCAAATGTCGCGAAaacgacggcagcgggcgGCCACTGTCAGCGGTACCCCCTTCCCCGTCTCCCTCGCCTCTGCGGCCTCATCAGCGTCGTCTGAGCAGCTGCCGAACGGCACGACTCGTAGTCGCACAAAATGCAGAGAGAATGGCGACGGGTGTTGTGTGTCAGCGCGGCACAGCCCGCATCCAGAGCCTCCGTCCCTCTCCCGCTCAGAGGCTGTCCGTGCGGCTCATTCAcgcgtgagcagcagcggcagcggcgccattCATCGCGAAGAGCCGTCGGTGGTGGGTATGGAGGACTTCCCTTCCCCTGTGCCGTACCTCCGTCGCGTCGCCAGCTCTGACGGGTATCTTAATGGCAGTAGGCACGGCAAGTCCTTCGCTGTAAGTGAACGTCCGCCAAATGGCAGCGCAAGGGTGGGCATTACGGCCATGCAGAATGCCACTTACTGCGGCAACTGGTCTCAGGTGGTCCTCGGGGCCACCTCTGCCATCATGTTCCTCCTTGTTCTCTGCGTCAGCTACGCCCTTTACATTCTCGTCACCCCGTATGGACAGAGCATCATGAACGGCGTGCTACTCTCCATCGTCATGCACCCGCAGAGCCGCCTGCGGTCGTCACTCTACATGGGCACTGCTGTCGATCGTATGACGCgcatgcagcagcgctgggTGGTGCGGGGGCGGTTGATGGGCCTTGTCGGTTCGTGGCTATCCTTGTGCCACTTCGCGTCCTTTGTGGTGATGCAGGGGACCTTCTTCTTGGGCCTCAACAAGAtccacgtgcgcgcacactcaGCGCTCCTGGAAGAGGCCTCCGCAGCTGGACGTGGTGCCGGAGTGGGCGTCAAGGGCGCCAGCACGCGCACCATGCCGCGTTGCCCGTACGCCTCCCATGGCGCAACCAATCCAGCGACGCAGTCAGCTGCGTCGACCACGCGACAAGggggcgctggcggcgtgtCGCGCCCCGCGGGGACCTCCACATCCTCGACGGCCGCCTCGAGAGCACCTCCTTCGACGGGCGTACCGCCAGCCCAGCTTCACCGACGCCTCGTGTCCACCCCGCGCGGGCGCCGTGCCCTGCGCTGGCTCACCATCTCCATCATCGTCATTGTTGCCCACTTGCTGGTTGGTGTCACCTATTTTGCGCTCCTTCACGCTGCTTTGGGTGTTGTGTTTGCCGTCACGGTGCCCTTCCTGCCTGCTGACACCTTCGTCAGCTCCATGGGGCGCCTGTGGCGGGCTGCAGTCCTCCTGTTCTTCGTGGTGGGCCTCACTCTTAACTTGACGGCTGATGTACTGTCCATCAGCGAGGCGGTGCGACGCACCACATCTGCTGTCGtaggcagcggtggcggtggcggggatGATGCGGCCATGGTAGCTCCGTCCACCTCTAACGTCCGTGATGGAGTTGTAGCGGTGCTGGGTGTGGAGAACTGCACCCCGACTGCGCCGTTTGCGAAGGTGGCCGTCACGGGCGACAGCTTAGCAAGCGGGGAGGACGCAacgagcgaggcggccgcggcggcgacgtcgcgcgCCGACGTGGACGCGCTGAGTGTGTTGGGTGAGTACCGCAGCCGTATCGAGGCCTTCCTCATTGGCAAGATCCAGGACCTCGTCGTGCAGGAGTTGGCGGATATGTTCAGCGACGGCAACGTCTCGAAGATGGTCGAGACGCTCATGGAGGTGCttccgccgcagctgcgcgcggtggTGACGCGCGATGACACGGTGCTCGCTGCACTTGAGAAGTCGACTAGCGAGGGCGGCACCTCGTCATtgagcggaggagaggacggCACTCACGAAaaggctgctgcgcagccgctctcgTGGCGCGCTGTGCTGGCGAATGCGCGTGGCCTGCGCCCCGCAAGCGCCATCAAGTCGCTCGTCTACGACTCCCTCTCGGGCACGTCTGCCAGGACTCTCAACAGCGCGAGTGACACGAGTgtccgcggcgcggcggcggcggtccaCAAGGTAGAGATCAACTGGCTCACCGTCTCCCGCCTGATGGCATCTCGCCTGCTGCCCTACGTCGAGCACGCGCTGCGTCTGTTCTTCCGAGTTGGCTCCAATCTGCTCGGCCTCTTCGACAGCATCTACGCCGTCattctctttgttttctgcTACCGCTACCTCACCCAGCTCGAGCACACAGTGCTCTACTACGGCGTGGCGAAGTTGCTGCGCGTGATGCAGCCGGAGCTGGGCGATCACCACGCCCGCAACATTGAGCAGGACATCACAGTCTCCTTCATCACGCTTCTTCAGTCGTTCTGGCACCTGACGTGGTTTCACTTCTGCATTACGTTCTGCGCCTTCAAACTCTGGGGATTCCCGACGCCGTTTTTGTTGGGGCTCGTCTCCGTCGTCCTGGCGCTCTTTCCGCTCGTACCGAAGTGGTTGAGCCCGTGCTCCATCGCGCTGGTGTACATGCTGGTGCAGCTCGGATCGCTCGTCACCTCTGAAGGGACGAGTTGCAGTGGCAGCCGCGGGCCAGgggaggcgcacgcggctGCTTCGACCGTCattcctctcctctcgttCCCGCCTGGCCGATCGTGGATCGAGGTTCTCGTGTGGGGCAAGCCTTATGTTCTCCACTACACCCGCGCCCTCAGTTTTGGCCTGGCCGTCCTGCTGGAGTGCGGCGACGAATGGCTTCTCTGCGTCTCGCGAGGactgcgcggcggcttctTCACGGAGGCCGACGGGAAGGgccgcgagcagctgcagccctTTGTGATCGGGacagcgctggtgctgggATTTGTTGCCTACGGCACCCGCGGCATCGTCTTCGGCCCTTTGACGGTCATCGTCGCGCGCGTACTCTTCGATAACTGGGACATTGTGCTGGCGAACCGCGAGCCCGGCCGTCTGACCTtaccgccgtcgtcgtttGTGGGTGTGGAAGggaacgacgacgaggaaaCCTCGATGGTGGAATCACCATAGCGGGGCGCCGCCACGTATGAGCTCCGCGCCAGAGCGGGTTGACGCCACGCGTGCTCACGCGCGCAGGTGTACGCCAAACCCCCCCCTCAGCCCACCTTGTCACACACTGCTTCACTCGCAGCCCTTGCGGAGACTAAGAGATAGACCAGCTGCACACGTagacatatatatatatataatacATCGGTATTTGTGCACATCCGCATTCAACGAGATATCCACTgagggcacacacacacacacacacggatccctccccttctcctcacGCATCGACGCATCTTCGTCAGGTGCGTCGACGAAGATATCAAAAGCAGAAAGACGTTCACATCGAAAAAAACGTACAGCTCTGGTGGTTTTgtgggagaggaaggcgagcacacgcatgagttgtgtctgtgtgtatgtgctcgccgccaccgccacgtcCTGGAGGCGTGGGCGATGGCATGCCATCTTTCTTTGGACGGAGGTCACTGCGCTGCGTGACATGCACAAACTGACGGGGTGTGCCGGCTGATGGACTGGATCGCCTTTCAGCGGCCTTCATAGtttccccaccaccaccaccctctcaCGACGGGCGAAATCGTGATGACATCAAATTCCTTGGAGCCATGACGCTACTTGGAAATGTGCCGCTACAAGAATCCGCTTTCTGTGCCTCTATCGACTTGCTTGTATACATGGCTGCCCgtatgtgtttgtgcgtaCTTGGGTGCAGGGTAGCTCGCTGCCGAACCAGTCTGCGCATCGGCAGTGGATGCAGCGCATTGTtgtacgcacgcacacgtcagCATACGCGCATGCACAGGTGGCCGGCTCACGCGCGACGTTACGGTGGTCGCTCGTAACGCGATGGCCAGGTGGCGGTGATCTTATTCGCGTATTTTTTGTTCTGCTCTTTCACGACAGAGATCCGGTGCGTACTCCCGATCGTGAGTGCGAAcgcctgccccccccccactggGCGGAGGGGCGAGTGCGGTGCCGGATCGGACGTCGCCGCACCAACTCGAAGGGGTGTGATTGCTCACACACATGTGTGCCTATGCAAGCATCATCGTCGTCTCCGCCGTCCCTCTATGCTTCTGCTATCGCTCCCACACGAATCAGTCGATGACCCCCGTCAACGCACCGAGGCTCTCGTCACTCCCGCTGGCAACGGCCTGGTGGCGTCAGCATGGACTGGCAGACCGCCTCGAAGGCTTTCGAGGCTGTCGTCAGCCAACCCCGCATCAGCGACCGCTTCAGCGGACCGCTGATGGAGGCGTGTCACTGGCGTGGGCTGGCCTTTTGGCAGGCACTGAGCAGTCTCTCACCCCACCGACCACCACGGCCACGGATCGACCGCCAGATTTGCCACTGATTCTGGTGAGTGCCTGCTTGCTCAGCTACCCCGTCACATACCGAGGTACCCGCACGAGCCTCCCAGCCTCGCTGCGGCCGACGCCGCTACTGTTCCTCACGGAGGTGCTGTTCAAGGAGCTGGGTCTTGTGCAATGCGTTCCTGTGTGTCCCGAAGTGCAGTGGTTGGGGCTGCCGGTCCctcgtgtgccgctgcggcttgTTCGAGGCTCCCGAGACACAGACGACGCccgccgaggcagcggaTGGGCTGCGACTCAGCACAGCTCAAGCGCGACTTTGCCATCCTTGTCCATGAGCGCCTCGGATAGTGTCGCTATCAAGGATAAGCGCGAGGTGCGGTATCTCGTCGAGTCCTCTGCCGAGGATCACATCCTGATGCGGTACGATGCACCGAATGACACATTCGCCGAGCAGTTGCCGCCCCCCCAGCTTCACTCAGCGTTCCTTACACAGTTGCTACAGGGCCTGAAAGCTGTGGATGGCATTATTCTCAAGTCCTACTCGCCCAGCTGCGGGGTGCGGGATGCCCGTCTCTACGAGGAGGCTGtcacgtcgccgccctcgtcgccTTGTGATCAGCACGCATGCAACGATTGTGAGTGCGCAGGAAAGCCAACGTCGGTGTCTTTCACTGGTCGACGCCCCGCTGCATCGGCGAGtgcacagcgccgcttcgACCTTGTCGACGGCTTCTTcacacagcagctgcgcgacttCCTGGCCTCGGTGCACGGTGTGGATGGAGGGCAACGTGCAGACGCCCGGTGCCACTctgaggcagcagcgccagtcATCACCTGTGATCGCCTGCTTACCGACTTCTACACTGAGGAGCGCCTCCGTCAAGCGCCGTTGGCCGGGAAAGTCAAGAAGCGACGTGTCGCTGGGAACGCttcggaggcggcgccgcatctcACATCACTGGACAGTTTCATGgagtcggtgctgcagcatcgaGACTGGCGTTTTTCGCAAGGCCGCTGCtaacccccctccccctgtcaTACTTCTCTTTatgtggtggtgctgcctctgccgcagtCTCCTCTCGTCCTTTCCCATGCCCTCTTGCttcacccccctccccgcagctgccgcgtgACTGGCGGGCCGAAGAGGAGGTTGGGAAAAAATAACCCGCGACCGAGGAACAGGGACGTTCATTTCCTTGAGggcacaccagcacacctCTGCACGCAGTCTTGGTTCAACTATTCCATGCCCacatgtatacatatatgtgtgtcACGCTACATGGAGATGTGGAAGGTTGGCATatctctccccttcttctgTCTCGGTGTCTGTCGACTCCCTCTgacttctctccctctcgctctcctgtGTTTCATCTGTCGCGTGTGCGGTGCCTCAACAACACCGAGCGATGACAATGCGAAAGCGAGCGCATCCTCTACGCAGCACACGGCGTGTGCACGTAACTGTTGttgtgcagccgcaccgtAATTGCCAGACAGAAACGAACAGAGACACAGTAACGCCAACCAAACGAACTACACAAACGATATACGATACGCGTGGAGTGACGGGACAACCTCCACTCTTCTTAGCAGACACACCCCCCTTATTTCCTGCAGGAATGAACCCCAATCAGCCGCCGAGGCGCAAGGCCGCCTTTAATGAGGAGTTCGATGTGATGCAGGCCATTCAAGAGGACCGCATGGCCTACCACGCCAGCATCGCGTGCCACGAGCGGTGCGTGCACAACTACTTCTTCAATAACTTCTACTGGCGAGAGAAGACGTGCATGGAAAATTGCCTAGATAAGATCAACCAGGCGACTGTCATCACGAACATCAACTACGGCAAGTTCGAAGACGTCGAGTCGAAGAAGTGACGCTGGTGAACGATgaacgaagagggagaggacgaggcgAAGGGCGGCCGGCTCATCGTGCGTCATcccatgtgtgcgtgcgcgtgtgaccCCGAAAGGTGGTTAGGGACTTTGTCAGATTACCCCGTACTCCGCTTCTTCCTCCACGCCGTTGTGTGTCTCTTGCTTCGCATCGGCATAGACACGTGCCATGAAGCACGCACGGCATCTGATCGCTGCCTTCCCATCTGCCTGGCATGCACCCCTCTGCAGGTGCTGACGAGCGTATTCTTCTCTGTTGGGTTGTGCGCGCGATGGGATGTGCTGACGAGAGTGCGAGGAGCATGACacccagcagcgccgcagcgctcacGTCGCTTTCCACATGTCTGTTAGGCCTCCCCGTCCCTCTCGCACACACTTCTacgcccacacccaccctctctccccctaTCACTCGCTGATTCAATGTCGCCTATCTGCCACGACGCCTAACGGGGCCGTAAagaaggcaaaaaaaaaataaaatCTTTCGTGTTCAGTCCAACCGAGGCGTTTTGATGGAAGGAagaagcaagagaagaggccggctgcaccccacccaccccctcaaATTATAGGGGCCTTCAGGGGAGGAGTAGCTATGCGCCTGTGCATTGGTTTTGTGTGCGCAGCCATGCCtctttcttccctctccGTCCTCAAACTCTCATCGTGCTGTGCTTCAGAGCTGCCGACATGCCTGGACGCGTCTATTGGCGGATGTACGGGACTTCAGCAGACAAGCACCGTGGCGCTGGGGCCGTGACGTCATCCCTTGGCacttcctcccttctccaCTCACGGTCatctctctatctctctgCCGATGTGGCGCGCATGTTCTCCT
This genomic stretch from Leishmania donovani BPK282A1 complete genome, chromosome 24 harbors:
- a CDS encoding hypothetical predicted multi-pass transmembrane protein, giving the protein MSRKRRQRAATVSGTPFPVSLASAASSASSEQLPNGTTRSRTKCRENGDGCCVSARHSPHPEPPSLSRSEAVRAAHSRVSSSGSGAIHREEPSVVGMEDFPSPVPYLRRVASSDGYLNGSRHGKSFAVSERPPNGSARVGITAMQNATYCGNWSQVVLGATSAIMFLLVLCVSYALYILVTPYGQSIMNGVLLSIVMHPQSRLRSSLYMGTAVDRMTRMQQRWVVRGRLMGLVGSWLSLCHFASFVVMQGTFFLGLNKIHVRAHSALLEEASAAGRGAGVGVKGASTRTMPRCPYASHGATNPATQSAASTTRQGGAGGVSRPAGTSTSSTAASRAPPSTGVPPAQLHRRLVSTPRGRRALRWLTISIIVIVAHLLVGVTYFALLHAALGVVFAVTVPFLPADTFVSSMGRLWRAAVLLFFVVGLTLNLTADVLSISEAVRRTTSAVVGSGGGGGDDAAMVAPSTSNVRDGVVAVLGVENCTPTAPFAKVAVTGDSLASGEDATSEAAAAATSRADVDALSVLGEYRSRIEAFLIGKIQDLVVQELADMFSDGNVSKMVETLMEVLPPQLRAVVTRDDTVLAALEKSTSEGGTSSLSGGEDGTHEKAAAQPLSWRAVLANARGLRPASAIKSLVYDSLSGTSARTLNSASDTSVRGAAAAVHKVEINWLTVSRLMASRLLPYVEHALRLFFRVGSNLLGLFDSIYAVILFVFCYRYLTQLEHTVLYYGVAKLLRVMQPELGDHHARNIEQDITVSFITLLQSFWHLTWFHFCITFCAFKLWGFPTPFLLGLVSVVLALFPLVPKWLSPCSIALVYMLVQLGSLVTSEGTSCSGSRGPGEAHAAASTVIPLLSFPPGRSWIEVLVWGKPYVLHYTRALSFGLAVLLECGDEWLLCVSRGLRGGFFTEADGKGREQLQPFVIGTALVLGFVAYGTRGIVFGPLTVIVARVLFDNWDIVLANREPGRLTLPPSSFVGVEGNDDEETSMVESP
- a CDS encoding mitochondrial translocase subunit, putative, with protein sequence MNPNQPPRRKAAFNEEFDVMQAIQEDRMAYHASIACHERCVHNYFFNNFYWREKTCMENCLDKINQATVITNINYGKFEDVESKK